A genomic segment from Modestobacter roseus encodes:
- a CDS encoding acyl-ACP desaturase — MTQTTPQTALLIELESVVAENLDRHLGLAQEWHPHDYVPWSQGRDFAFLGGEDWSPEQSKLDETAKAAMFTNLLTEDNLPSYHREIATQFGRDGAWGTWVGRWTAEENRHGIALRDYLVVTRGVDPVELERARMDYMTSGYDSGDKTALETVAYVSFQELATRVSHRNTGKATGDPIADKLLARIAKDENLHMVFYRNIVSAAFEIDPDATMRAVADEVMRFEMPGATMAGFRKNSVIIAKAGIYDLRLHHDEVISPVLRAWKVFERTNLGPAGEQAREELAQFMVGLDAQATKFVESRERMRARQQARQETPLTPLPQA, encoded by the coding sequence GTGACGCAGACGACCCCGCAGACAGCCCTGCTGATCGAGCTCGAGTCCGTCGTGGCGGAGAACCTCGACCGCCACCTCGGGCTGGCCCAGGAGTGGCACCCGCACGACTACGTCCCCTGGTCCCAGGGCCGCGACTTCGCCTTCCTCGGCGGCGAGGACTGGTCCCCGGAGCAGTCGAAGCTGGACGAGACCGCCAAGGCGGCGATGTTCACCAACCTGCTCACCGAGGACAACCTGCCCAGCTACCACCGGGAGATCGCCACCCAGTTCGGCCGGGACGGCGCCTGGGGCACCTGGGTGGGCCGCTGGACGGCGGAGGAGAACCGCCACGGCATCGCCCTGCGCGACTACCTCGTCGTCACCCGCGGCGTGGACCCCGTCGAGCTCGAGCGCGCCCGGATGGACTACATGACCTCCGGCTACGACTCCGGGGACAAGACCGCCCTGGAGACGGTCGCCTACGTCTCCTTCCAGGAGCTGGCGACCCGGGTGAGCCACCGGAACACCGGCAAGGCCACCGGCGACCCGATCGCGGACAAGCTGCTCGCCCGGATCGCCAAGGACGAGAACCTGCACATGGTCTTCTACCGGAACATCGTCTCCGCGGCCTTCGAGATCGACCCCGACGCCACGATGCGCGCGGTGGCCGACGAGGTCATGCGGTTCGAGATGCCCGGGGCCACCATGGCCGGCTTCCGCAAGAACTCGGTGATCATCGCCAAGGCCGGCATCTACGACCTGCGCCTGCACCACGACGAGGTCATCTCGCCCGTGCTGCGGGCCTGGAAGGTGTTCGAGCGGACCAACCTCGGCCCCGCCGGCGAGCAGGCCCGCGAGGAGCTCGCCCAGTTCATGGTCGGGCTGGACGCGCAGGCGACGAAGTTCGTGGAGAGCCGCGAGCGCATGCGCGCCCGCCAGCAGGCCCGCCAGGAGACCCCGCTGACGCCGCTCCCCCAGGCCTGA
- a CDS encoding exodeoxyribonuclease III, with product MRLATWNVNSIRSRVDRVEAWLQRSDVDVLALQETKCKDEQFPEDRFRALGYEVAHVGHSQWNGVALLSRVGLTDVEVGFPGMPSWAKEGAEPVAEARALGATCGGVRVWSLYVPNGRTLTDPHLQYKLEWLEALRVSAGGWLGADADAPVALVGDWNIAPQDDDVWDISVFSHSTHVSEPERAAFRGVVEAGFTDVVRPYTPGPGVYTYWDYTQLRFPRREGMRIDFVLGSPALTRRVTDARIDREERKGKGASDHAPVVVDLAD from the coding sequence GTGCGCCTGGCGACCTGGAACGTGAACAGCATCCGCAGCCGCGTCGACCGGGTGGAGGCCTGGCTGCAGCGCAGCGACGTCGACGTCCTGGCGCTGCAGGAGACCAAGTGCAAGGACGAGCAGTTCCCGGAGGACCGCTTCCGGGCGCTGGGGTACGAGGTCGCGCACGTCGGCCACTCGCAGTGGAACGGCGTGGCCCTGCTGTCCCGGGTGGGTCTGACCGACGTCGAGGTGGGCTTCCCGGGCATGCCGTCGTGGGCCAAGGAGGGCGCCGAACCGGTCGCCGAGGCCCGGGCACTGGGCGCGACCTGCGGCGGGGTGCGGGTGTGGAGCCTCTACGTGCCCAACGGCCGCACGCTGACCGACCCGCACCTGCAGTACAAGCTCGAGTGGCTCGAGGCGCTGCGGGTGAGCGCGGGCGGCTGGCTGGGTGCGGACGCCGACGCGCCGGTCGCCCTGGTCGGTGACTGGAACATCGCGCCGCAGGACGACGACGTCTGGGACATCTCGGTGTTCAGCCACTCCACGCACGTCTCCGAGCCCGAGCGGGCGGCGTTCCGCGGGGTGGTCGAGGCCGGCTTCACCGACGTCGTCCGGCCCTACACCCCGGGGCCCGGCGTCTACACGTACTGGGACTACACGCAGCTGCGCTTCCCCCGCCGCGAGGGCATGCGGATCGACTTCGTGCTCGGCTCCCCCGCCCTCACCCGCCGGGTCACCGACGCCCGGATCGACCGCGAGGAGCGCAAGGGCAAGGGCGCCAGCGACCACGCCCCGGTCGTCGTCGACCTCGCCGACTGA
- a CDS encoding SPL family radical SAM protein yields MTTALAAPATAPAPSATRRWTPSRVLVTRSAAERPYGQRVLARLEAAGVNDIELLRGDRLANLRGDGDRAAFMAAKQTLALVVPPASLRRLQPIAPSADWRFDLAQGCPAHCQYCYLAGSLSGPPITRVYADLDEALAGLDAYVGHGTVTSGSAARAGEGTTFEASCYTDPLALEHLTGGLATAVEHFGTHDWAGPVQLRATTKFDDVAGLLELAHAGRTRLRFSLNAGPVAQRFEGATSPVAARIAALGAVAGAGYPVGLTLAPIMPVDDWREHYGRLLDDVATALPAGTDLTVECITHRFTPGSKETLLDWYPRTRLEMDEERRTTKRGKFGSVKHVYPRETMSELRSWFETAIADRLPHARLLYWT; encoded by the coding sequence ATGACCACCGCGCTCGCCGCTCCCGCCACTGCCCCGGCTCCCTCCGCCACCCGCCGCTGGACGCCGTCCCGCGTCCTGGTCACCCGCTCCGCCGCCGAACGGCCCTACGGCCAGCGGGTGCTCGCCCGCCTGGAGGCGGCCGGGGTGAACGACATCGAGCTTCTGCGCGGCGACCGGCTGGCCAACCTGCGCGGCGACGGCGACCGGGCGGCGTTCATGGCGGCCAAGCAGACGCTTGCGCTGGTGGTGCCGCCGGCGTCGCTGCGCCGGCTCCAGCCGATCGCCCCCTCGGCCGACTGGCGGTTCGACCTGGCGCAGGGCTGCCCCGCGCACTGCCAGTACTGCTACCTGGCCGGTTCGCTGTCCGGGCCGCCGATCACCCGGGTGTACGCCGACCTCGACGAGGCGCTGGCCGGCCTGGACGCCTACGTGGGCCACGGCACGGTCACCTCCGGCTCCGCCGCCCGGGCCGGGGAGGGCACCACCTTCGAGGCCTCCTGCTACACCGACCCGCTGGCGCTGGAGCACCTGACCGGTGGCCTGGCCACCGCGGTCGAGCACTTCGGCACCCACGACTGGGCCGGGCCGGTGCAGCTGCGCGCGACCACCAAGTTCGACGACGTCGCCGGCCTGCTAGAGCTCGCGCACGCCGGCCGCACCCGGCTGCGCTTCTCGCTCAACGCCGGCCCGGTGGCCCAGCGCTTCGAGGGCGCCACCTCGCCGGTGGCCGCACGGATCGCCGCGCTCGGCGCCGTCGCCGGGGCCGGCTACCCGGTCGGGCTCACGCTCGCGCCGATCATGCCGGTCGACGACTGGCGCGAGCACTACGGCCGGCTGCTCGACGACGTCGCCACGGCACTGCCCGCGGGCACCGACCTGACCGTCGAGTGCATCACCCACCGCTTCACGCCGGGCAGCAAGGAGACGCTGCTCGACTGGTACCCGCGCACCCGCCTGGAGATGGACGAGGAGCGGCGGACGACCAAGCGCGGGAAGTTCGGCTCGGTCAAGCACGTCTACCCGCGGGAGACGATGAGCGAGCTGCGGAGCTGGTTCGAGACCGCGATCGCCGACCGGCTCCCGCACGCCCGGCTGCTGTACTGGACCTGA
- a CDS encoding PP2C family protein-serine/threonine phosphatase, translating into METVLVLDSAAVSTRGPRPDNQDSAVGGPLLVAIADGVGGNVGGAVASSLVATWLAPLAVGAPGDGAEDPVRVVASANERIRAAYTERPRLRTMATTLTAVHADAEGLVLLHIGDSRGYLLADGELRQVSTDHTLVQALIDAGSLTPAEAKVHPQRSAVYAALHGADDDVAALDVIRLDAHPGDRVMVCSDGLSDVVPADVIAGLLGTGSPAEAAATLRDAALAGPPTDNITVVVADVRSIEGPLPLRLCTVGAASELREETAEALEADWPGPVPIGLVQHRPH; encoded by the coding sequence GTGGAGACGGTGCTCGTGCTGGACAGCGCAGCCGTCTCCACCCGCGGTCCGCGCCCGGACAACCAGGACTCCGCCGTCGGCGGGCCGCTGCTCGTGGCGATCGCCGACGGGGTCGGCGGCAACGTCGGCGGGGCGGTGGCCTCCTCGCTGGTGGCCACCTGGCTGGCGCCGCTGGCGGTGGGCGCCCCCGGGGACGGCGCCGAGGACCCGGTGCGGGTGGTGGCCAGCGCCAACGAGCGGATCCGGGCCGCCTACACCGAACGGCCGCGGCTGCGCACCATGGCGACCACGCTCACCGCGGTGCACGCGGACGCCGAGGGTCTGGTGCTGCTGCACATCGGTGACTCGCGCGGCTACCTGCTCGCGGACGGCGAGCTCCGCCAGGTGAGCACCGACCACACCCTGGTGCAGGCGCTGATCGACGCCGGCAGCCTCACCCCGGCCGAGGCGAAGGTGCACCCCCAGCGGTCCGCGGTCTACGCCGCCCTGCACGGCGCCGACGACGACGTCGCCGCGCTCGACGTCATCCGGCTCGACGCGCACCCCGGTGACCGGGTGATGGTCTGCTCCGACGGCCTCTCCGACGTCGTCCCCGCCGACGTGATCGCCGGGCTGCTCGGCACCGGCAGCCCCGCCGAGGCGGCCGCGACGCTGCGGGACGCCGCGCTGGCCGGGCCGCCGACGGACAACATCACCGTGGTGGTCGCCGACGTGCGCTCGATCGAGGGGCCCCTGCCGCTGCGGCTGTGCACCGTGGGGGCGGCGTCGGAGCTGCGGGAGGAGACCGCCGAGGCGCTGGAGGCCGACTGGCCCGGCCCGGTGCCGATCGGGCTGGTCCAGCACCGCCCGCACTGA
- the yaaA gene encoding peroxide stress protein YaaA gives MLVLLPPSETKQPGGEGPPLDLAALTAPELTPVRAQLVDALVALSADVPAARAALGLSAKQDDEIARNAALRTSPTLPAIERYTGVLYDALDVRSLTRAQRARAATRLAVGSALFGVVRAGDPVPAYRLSAGSALPGLPTLRSLWKPALTDVLTATGELVVDLRSGAYAELAPVPDAVTVQVLSERPDGTRAVVSHFNKAHKGRLARLLATTTAEPDSVVRLRALLRRNGLHVEHPGGSELVLVVPADAVTR, from the coding sequence GTGCTCGTCCTGCTGCCCCCGTCGGAGACCAAGCAACCCGGTGGCGAGGGACCTCCGCTCGATCTCGCCGCGCTCACCGCACCGGAGCTGACGCCGGTCCGGGCGCAGCTGGTCGACGCGCTCGTCGCCCTCTCCGCCGACGTCCCGGCCGCCCGTGCCGCGCTCGGGCTGTCGGCGAAGCAGGACGACGAGATCGCCCGGAACGCCGCGCTGCGCACCAGCCCGACGCTGCCGGCCATCGAGCGCTACACCGGCGTGCTCTACGACGCGCTGGACGTCCGCTCGCTCACCCGCGCCCAGCGAGCCAGGGCCGCGACCCGGCTGGCGGTCGGCTCGGCGCTGTTCGGCGTCGTCCGGGCCGGTGACCCGGTGCCGGCCTACCGGCTGTCGGCAGGCTCGGCGCTGCCCGGCCTGCCCACCCTGCGGTCGCTGTGGAAGCCGGCGCTCACCGACGTGCTCACCGCGACCGGCGAGCTCGTCGTCGACCTGCGGTCCGGCGCCTACGCCGAGCTGGCTCCCGTGCCCGACGCGGTCACCGTGCAGGTGCTCAGCGAGCGGCCCGACGGCACCCGGGCGGTCGTCTCCCACTTCAACAAGGCGCACAAGGGCCGCCTGGCCCGGCTGCTGGCCACCACGACCGCTGAGCCGGACTCGGTGGTGCGGCTGCGCGCCCTGCTGCGCCGCAACGGGTTGCACGTGGAACATCCCGGTGGCAGCGAGCTGGTGCTGGTCGTGCCGGCCGACGCGGTCACCCGGTGA
- a CDS encoding amidase — protein sequence MSDDLCTRPATELAALVRGREVSARELLDAHLARIERLNPALNAIVTLDAEGARAAADAADAQLAAGRPVGPLHGLPVAHKDTHQTGGMRTTWGSPLHRDTVPARDELAVARLRAAGAIRVGKTNVPEFAAGSHTFNTLFGATHNPYRHGLSAGGSSGGAAAALAAGLVPLAEGSDMGGSLRNPAAFCNVVGLRTTPGRVPTHPAPIGWSQLSVQGPMGRTVADVALQLSVLAGPDPRVPISLSDPGHPFAAPLPTELTGLRIAWTPDLGGRVPVDPAITEVLMAQLGVFRELGATVEEDCPDLRDADEVFGVLRAWLFEASFGDQVRRSPDSFKETIRWNAARGAELTGADVGRAEVAHTKLYERVVGFFERYDVLLAPTTQVLPFPVEVEYPTEVNGVEFDDYLGWMRSCTLVSATGCPALSVPGGFTADGLPVGLQIVGAPRSDRRVLEVGHAFEQATGHGLRRPQLG from the coding sequence GTGAGCGACGACCTCTGCACCCGCCCGGCGACCGAGCTCGCGGCGTTGGTCCGCGGGCGGGAGGTCAGCGCCCGCGAGCTGCTGGACGCCCACCTGGCGCGGATCGAGCGGCTGAACCCGGCGCTCAACGCGATCGTGACGCTGGACGCCGAGGGCGCCCGGGCCGCGGCCGACGCCGCCGACGCCCAGCTCGCCGCGGGCCGGCCGGTCGGCCCGCTGCACGGGCTGCCGGTGGCGCACAAGGACACCCACCAGACCGGCGGCATGCGGACGACGTGGGGCTCGCCGCTGCACCGGGACACGGTGCCCGCCCGGGACGAGCTCGCCGTCGCCCGCCTGCGGGCCGCCGGCGCGATCCGGGTGGGGAAGACGAACGTGCCGGAGTTCGCCGCCGGCTCGCACACCTTCAACACGTTGTTCGGCGCGACGCACAACCCGTACCGGCACGGGCTGTCGGCCGGCGGCTCCTCCGGCGGGGCGGCCGCGGCGCTCGCGGCCGGGCTGGTGCCACTGGCCGAGGGCAGCGACATGGGCGGCTCGCTGCGCAACCCGGCCGCCTTCTGCAACGTCGTCGGGCTGCGGACCACCCCGGGCCGGGTGCCCACCCACCCCGCGCCGATCGGCTGGTCGCAGCTGTCGGTGCAGGGCCCGATGGGGCGCACCGTCGCCGACGTCGCGCTCCAGCTGTCGGTGCTGGCCGGCCCCGACCCGCGGGTGCCGATCTCGCTGTCCGACCCCGGCCACCCCTTCGCCGCGCCGCTGCCCACCGAGCTCACCGGCCTGCGGATCGCCTGGACCCCGGACCTGGGTGGTCGGGTGCCGGTCGACCCGGCGATCACCGAGGTGCTGATGGCCCAGCTCGGCGTCTTCCGCGAGCTGGGCGCCACCGTCGAGGAGGACTGCCCGGACCTGCGCGACGCCGACGAGGTGTTCGGCGTGCTGCGCGCCTGGCTGTTCGAGGCGAGCTTCGGTGACCAGGTGCGGCGCAGCCCGGACTCGTTCAAGGAGACGATCCGCTGGAACGCCGCGCGCGGTGCCGAACTGACCGGCGCCGACGTCGGCCGGGCGGAGGTCGCGCACACGAAGCTGTACGAGCGGGTGGTCGGGTTCTTCGAGCGGTACGACGTGCTCCTCGCGCCGACCACCCAGGTGCTGCCCTTCCCGGTGGAGGTCGAGTACCCCACCGAGGTGAACGGGGTCGAGTTCGACGACTACCTGGGCTGGATGCGCTCGTGCACGCTCGTCTCCGCCACCGGCTGCCCGGCGCTGTCGGTGCCCGGTGGGTTCACCGCCGACGGGCTGCCGGTGGGCCTGCAGATCGTCGGCGCGCCCCGGTCCGACCGGCGGGTGCTGGAGGTCGGCCACGCCTTCGAGCAGGCCACCGGCCACGGCCTGCGCCGTCCGCAGCTGGGCTGA
- a CDS encoding PGPGW domain-containing protein, with amino-acid sequence MAGGPVGHNRTVKTVVVAVLGGLLTLSGLALLVLPGPGFVLVAAGLAVLATRFAWAKKPLDYAQDKAVAGVEEVGRSPWRAAGAVLAALALVAAGVLVLAGLDLPFTNAFTAVVLVISGLFLVGTVVFARHEEHVQVARAHRPAGTPGTGGAYRAATRPED; translated from the coding sequence ATGGCCGGGGGACCGGTGGGGCACAACCGGACGGTGAAGACCGTCGTCGTCGCCGTGCTCGGTGGCCTGCTGACCCTCTCCGGCCTCGCGCTGCTCGTGCTGCCCGGGCCGGGGTTCGTGCTCGTCGCCGCGGGGCTGGCCGTGCTGGCCACCCGGTTCGCGTGGGCGAAGAAGCCGCTGGACTACGCCCAGGACAAGGCGGTGGCGGGCGTCGAGGAGGTCGGCCGCAGCCCCTGGCGGGCCGCCGGCGCCGTCCTCGCGGCCCTCGCCCTGGTCGCCGCCGGGGTGCTGGTCCTGGCCGGGCTGGACCTGCCCTTCACCAACGCGTTCACCGCGGTGGTGCTGGTCATCTCGGGGCTGTTCCTCGTGGGGACGGTGGTCTTCGCCCGGCACGAGGAGCACGTGCAGGTGGCGCGGGCACACCGCCCGGCCGGCACCCCCGGCACCGGCGGCGCCTACCGCGCCGCCACCCGCCCCGAGGACTGA